From Juglans regia cultivar Chandler chromosome 8, Walnut 2.0, whole genome shotgun sequence, the proteins below share one genomic window:
- the LOC109000454 gene encoding beta-glucosidase 42: MVKKKDYLKEYEAADASKNDISRSDFPPNFVFGVATSAYQVEGACKEGGRGPSIWDAFSHTEGKIVDKSNGDSAVDQYHRYKEDVELIAKLGFDAYRFSISWSRIFPDGLGTKVNDEGIAYYNNVINALLEKGIQPCVTLYHWDLPLHLHETMGGWLNKQIVKYFAIYAETCFASFGDRVKTWITINEPLQTSVNGYDAGIFAPGRREHSLTEPYLVSHHQILAHAAAVSIYRNKYKDKQGGQIGLVLDCEWAEANSDKMEDNSAAARRLDFQFGWFLHPICYGEYPNVMHERLGERLPKFSEEDKELIRNSIDFVGLNHYTSRFIAYVKDSPDEGDYYKAQEMQRLAEWEEGEAIGPRAASEWLYVVPWGIRKVLNYIAQKYNNVPIYVTENGMDDNDDGTSPLDEMLDDKLRIFYYKTYLEAVAQAIKDGVDVRGYFAWSLLDNFEWAQGYTKRFGLVYVDYKNGLSRHPKSSAYWFLRFLKGGEGNHVKED; this comes from the exons ATGGTGAAGAAAAAGGACTACTTGAAAGAATATGAAGCTGCCGATGCCAGCAAGAACGACATCTCTCGCAGTGATTTCCCTCCAAACTTCGTCTTTGGCGTGGCCACTTCTGCCTATCAG GTTGAAGGAGCCTGTAAGGAGGGTGGTAGGGGCCCTAGTATTTGGGATGCTTTTTCACACACTGAGG GCAAGATTGTTGACAAAAGCAACGGTGATTCTGCAGTGGATCAATATCATAGATACAAG GAAGACGTTGAGCTTATAGCCAAGTTGGGGTTTGATGCTTATCGCTTTTCCATATCATGGTCGCGTATTTTCCCTG ATGGTTTGGGAACCAAAGTTAATGATGAAGGGATTGCTTACTATAACAATGTCATTAATGCTCTTCTTGAGAAGG GTATCCAGCCTTGCGTAACTTTGTACCATTGGGATCTTCCTTTGCATCTTCATGAGACAATGGGAGGGTGGTTGAATAAACAAATTGT AAAATACTTTGCAATCTATGCAGAAACTTGCTTCGCCAGTTTTGGTGATAGGGTAAAGACCTGGATTACAATTAATGAGCCCCTTCAAACTTCTGTTAACGGATATGATGCTGGGATATTTGCTCCAGGAAGACGAGAGCATTCTTTAACAGAACCATATTTGGTTTCACACCACCAGATCTTGGCCCATGCAGCAGCTGTTTCGATATACCGAAACAAGTATAAG GACAAGCAAGGGGGACAAATAGGGTTGGTGCTAGATTGTGAATGGGCAGAGGCTAATTCGGATAAAATGGAAGATAACTCTGCTGCAGCAAGACGTCTTGATTTTCAGTTTGGATG GTTTTTGCATCCAATATGCTATGGGGAATATCCTAACGTGATGCATGAAAGACTTGGAGAGCGGCTTCCTAAATTTTCAGAGGAAGATAAGGAGTTGATTAGGAACTCAATTGATTTTGTTGGTCTGAATCATTATACATCAAGGTTTATTGCTTATGTAAAAGATAGTCCCGATGAAGGTGATTACTATAAAGCACAAGAGATGCAGAGACTCG CTGAATGGGAAGAGGGTGAAGCAATTGGTCCGAGG GCTGCATCAGAATGGCTTTATGTGGTTCCTTGGGGCATCCGGAAGGTTCTCAATTACATAGCACAGAAATACAATAATGTCCCAATATATGTTACTGAGAATG GAATGGATGACAATGACGATGGCACTTCCCCACTTGATGAGATGCTAGATGACAAACTGAGAATTTTTTACTACAAGACATACCTTGAGGCAGTTGCTCAGGCAATCAA AGATGGAGTTGACGTGAGGGGATATTTTGCATGGTCATTACTGGACAACTTTGAGTGGGCTCAAGGTTATACCAAACGTTTTGGTTTAGTTTATGTGGATTACAAGAATGGGCTCTCTCGGCACCCAAAATCTTCTGCTTATTGGTTCCTAAGGTTCTTGAAAGGTGGGGAAGGAAATCATGTCAAGGAAGACTAA